A DNA window from Methanobrevibacter boviskoreani JH1 contains the following coding sequences:
- a CDS encoding DHA2 family efflux MFS transporter permease subunit, translated as MDNIFKIEKGKTIIAILIIGGFISMLNETALNVAFPHIMAEYAIGAGIVQWLTTGYVLVSGIVFLMTAFLMKKYTTRKLFLTAMLLLIVGSIISAASFDFPMILVGRIIQALGTGIIVPLVFNSVMYITIPQRRGFMMGIVSLVVLSAPIFAPVIMGLIMEFTDWHLYFVIMLILFIICAIIASGKLENITGTGDAKLDVVSLILAAIGLTFIIYGFSHLSDESLVNVIITLVIGLVFLILFVYRQLHSDHPLLRIGVFKNKIFTIGIITNLANVMLIFAIVVLIPMYLETSLHTSSLTASLIMLPGTILGSVLPILSGHIYDDHGPRIVICTGMAIMALSAFLLTMIDLSTSFITVVLIICGFYIGSGLSLSPNQTNTLGNLKSEDYPSGSAIMTSSQQIGGAIGSSLFTSFMTIGENNYLSNIANPTAVQHALALTKGVNFSFELGTIFLVIVFVLTLFLKRNKNYDL; from the coding sequence ATGGATAATATTTTTAAAATAGAGAAAGGAAAAACTATAATTGCAATACTAATCATTGGCGGGTTCATTTCAATGCTTAATGAAACCGCATTGAATGTAGCTTTTCCACATATTATGGCAGAATATGCAATTGGTGCTGGAATTGTCCAATGGTTGACAACAGGATATGTTCTTGTATCCGGAATTGTATTTTTAATGACTGCATTTTTAATGAAAAAATACACGACAAGAAAGCTATTTCTAACAGCGATGCTACTTTTAATTGTAGGATCTATAATATCAGCAGCATCTTTTGATTTTCCAATGATACTTGTTGGAAGGATTATTCAGGCATTAGGTACAGGTATTATAGTACCACTTGTTTTTAATAGTGTAATGTATATTACAATACCTCAAAGAAGAGGATTTATGATGGGTATTGTTTCTCTTGTTGTATTGTCAGCACCGATTTTTGCTCCTGTTATAATGGGTTTAATTATGGAATTTACCGATTGGCATTTATACTTTGTAATAATGTTAATATTATTTATAATATGTGCCATTATTGCATCTGGAAAATTAGAAAACATTACTGGTACAGGAGATGCAAAATTGGATGTTGTATCTTTAATTTTAGCGGCCATTGGATTAACATTTATCATATATGGATTTAGTCATCTTAGTGATGAAAGTTTAGTTAATGTAATTATTACTTTAGTAATAGGTTTAGTTTTCTTAATTTTATTCGTATACCGCCAATTACATTCAGATCATCCGCTACTTAGAATTGGGGTATTTAAAAATAAAATATTCACAATTGGAATTATTACAAACCTTGCAAATGTAATGCTTATATTTGCTATTGTTGTACTTATACCAATGTACCTTGAAACTTCACTTCATACAAGTTCACTTACAGCAAGTTTAATCATGTTACCTGGAACAATTCTTGGAAGTGTATTACCAATATTATCTGGTCATATTTATGATGATCATGGACCTAGAATAGTTATTTGTACTGGTATGGCTATTATGGCATTATCTGCATTTTTATTAACTATGATTGATTTAAGTACAAGTTTCATAACTGTTGTATTAATTATCTGCGGATTCTATATAGGTTCAGGTCTTTCATTGTCACCTAACCAAACAAATACCTTAGGTAACCTAAAATCAGAAGATTATCCATCTGGTTCTGCAATCATGACTTCAAGTCAACAAATTGGTGGAGCGATTGGTTCTTCATTATTTACAAGTTTCATGACTATTGGTGAGAATAATTATTTAAGTAATATTGCAAATCCAACAGCGGTACAACATGCCTTAGCATTAACTAAAGGTGTTAACTTTTCATTTGAACTAGGTACTATATTCTTAGTAATAGTGTTTGTTTTAACATTATTCTTAAAAAGGAATAAGAATTATGATTTATAG
- a CDS encoding histone family protein, protein MGIAKAPINRIIKEAGAERVSGEATDALVKYLEEEAEAIATKAIEYAKIAKRQTVKADDIELAIKDQ, encoded by the coding sequence ATGGGAATTGCAAAAGCTCCAATCAATAGGATTATCAAAGAAGCTGGTGCAGAAAGAGTAAGTGGGGAAGCTACTGATGCTTTAGTTAAATACTTAGAAGAAGAAGCAGAAGCTATCGCTACTAAAGCTATTGAATATGCTAAAATAGCAAAAAGACAAACTGTAAAAGCTGATGATATTGAATTAGCTATTAAAGATCAATAA
- a CDS encoding dihydrolipoyl dehydrogenase family protein — MMDKYDIIYIGSGNAAWQGARFLSDAGWKVLIIEEGLYGGACANYGCNSKILLDGPYELSSAIKRFEGIGKKGDFSVDWPSLMEYKRKRIANLPKFLEGKFKEYNLDVADGKGVIVDKHHVQVGDDIYYGDRIVIATGLKPYIPDIPGKEYIHDSTDFLDIDELPDRTIIFGAGFVSIEFASILEEAGKEVDILVRSDRVLRHFYQPYVENIVRKLENSNVNFHYFEEPAEVSRDKDQFIVKTKNGLTLMGDYVLGAQGRIANVEDIGLDKVGLEYADSGIPVDGHLKTSVDNIYAVGDVADTKQPKLVTVAIHQSKYLAKYLLGKTTEDITYPVVPAVVFTLPRIATVGVTASYALKHPEKYEVHRIEYGRSYSIELKNEDTAECTVVTDKDKNILGAEIYSSEAENLVNLFTFIIFKKITLKELDYMIYAFPSSSSVALYKLHNIHYNIGYRKE, encoded by the coding sequence ATGATGGATAAATATGATATAATTTATATTGGCAGTGGAAACGCTGCTTGGCAGGGTGCCAGATTTTTATCTGATGCAGGATGGAAAGTTTTAATTATTGAAGAAGGGTTATATGGAGGTGCCTGTGCTAATTATGGCTGTAACTCCAAAATATTACTTGACGGTCCTTATGAATTGTCTTCAGCCATTAAGAGATTTGAGGGAATAGGCAAGAAAGGTGATTTCTCAGTAGATTGGCCTAGCCTAATGGAATATAAAAGAAAAAGAATAGCCAACCTTCCGAAATTTTTAGAGGGTAAATTCAAGGAATACAATCTTGATGTTGCAGATGGTAAGGGGGTAATTGTAGACAAACATCATGTTCAGGTAGGTGACGATATCTATTACGGTGATAGGATTGTAATAGCCACTGGTTTAAAACCTTATATACCTGATATTCCAGGTAAAGAATATATCCATGATAGTACTGACTTTTTGGACATTGATGAACTTCCAGACAGAACAATAATCTTTGGTGCTGGATTCGTATCCATAGAGTTTGCGTCAATACTTGAGGAGGCAGGTAAGGAGGTTGACATTTTAGTAAGATCAGATAGGGTTTTAAGGCATTTCTATCAGCCATATGTTGAAAACATTGTCCGTAAACTTGAAAACAGTAATGTGAATTTCCATTATTTTGAGGAACCTGCTGAGGTGTCCAGGGATAAAGATCAGTTTATAGTTAAAACTAAAAATGGTCTAACTTTAATGGGGGACTATGTACTTGGAGCCCAGGGAAGAATAGCAAATGTGGAGGACATTGGTCTTGACAAGGTAGGTTTGGAATATGCGGATAGTGGTATTCCGGTAGACGGTCACCTTAAAACATCCGTTGATAATATCTATGCTGTAGGCGATGTTGCAGATACGAAACAGCCAAAGCTTGTAACCGTTGCAATCCATCAGTCAAAATATCTAGCAAAATATCTTTTAGGAAAAACAACCGAGGATATTACATATCCTGTTGTTCCTGCTGTTGTATTTACATTGCCGAGAATAGCCACCGTTGGTGTCACCGCCTCCTATGCATTAAAACATCCTGAGAAATATGAGGTTCATAGGATAGAATATGGCAGGTCCTATTCAATTGAGCTTAAAAATGAGGATACTGCAGAATGTACTGTTGTAACTGATAAGGATAAGAACATTTTGGGTGCTGAGATATATAGTTCCGAGGCTGAAAATCTTGTAAATCTATTTACATTCATAATATTTAAGAAGATCACCTTAAAGGAACTTGATTATATGATTTATGCCTTCCCGTCCAGTAGTTCTGTAGCCTTATACAAACTACATAATATCCATTATAATATTGGTTATAGAAAGGAGTAG
- a CDS encoding hydrogenase iron-sulfur subunit → MSDDVKIVGFCCNWCCYGGADTAGTARMQYPPNVRIIRVMCSGRINPEMVFKAFHEGADGVFVGGCHIGDCHYDSGNYKWRRRALLIKVILEELGINPERFDYDWISASEGEKFQKAMINFTSEIEKIDDHIN, encoded by the coding sequence ATGTAAAAATTGTAGGATTTTGTTGTAATTGGTGTTGTTATGGAGGAGCAGATACTGCAGGTACCGCTAGAATGCAATATCCCCCAAATGTAAGAATTATAAGGGTTATGTGTTCTGGAAGAATTAACCCTGAAATGGTTTTCAAAGCTTTTCATGAAGGTGCTGACGGGGTATTTGTAGGAGGATGCCATATTGGTGATTGCCACTATGATTCAGGTAATTACAAATGGAGAAGACGAGCATTGTTAATAAAAGTTATACTTGAAGAGTTAGGAATTAATCCTGAAAGATTTGACTATGATTGGATTTCAGCTTCAGAAGGAGAAAAATTCCAGAAAGCTATGATCAATTTCACATCTGAAATAGAAAAGATAGATGATCATATTAATTAA
- a CDS encoding TetR/AcrR family transcriptional regulator — MENNKQKILNAAIILFQDKGYYGTGLNEILRKSDCPKGSLYYYFPNGKEQLALESIEMTKNFVDGMIRRNLEKIDDPAESMKKFVCEMAENVYIDNDDLSSFQSNRKISINLIALETSKTNDNIRKACEEAYSTFEKAYFDKLVENGFDDDKAKEVSKTIESLIEGAILMSTVKKDDTYILNVADIIYYLIKKSS; from the coding sequence ATGGAGAATAATAAACAGAAAATATTAAACGCTGCTATAATACTATTTCAAGATAAGGGGTACTATGGTACTGGTCTTAACGAAATTTTAAGAAAAAGTGATTGTCCTAAAGGCTCATTATATTACTATTTTCCAAATGGTAAAGAGCAATTAGCACTTGAAAGTATTGAAATGACAAAGAATTTCGTTGACGGTATGATAAGGAGGAATCTTGAAAAAATCGATGATCCTGCAGAGTCAATGAAAAAATTTGTCTGTGAAATGGCAGAGAACGTTTATATTGACAATGATGATTTAAGCTCTTTTCAAAGTAATAGAAAGATTTCAATTAATTTAATTGCTTTAGAAACGTCAAAAACCAATGACAATATACGAAAAGCATGTGAAGAGGCGTATAGTACATTTGAGAAGGCCTACTTTGATAAATTAGTGGAAAATGGTTTTGATGATGATAAGGCAAAGGAAGTATCAAAGACAATTGAATCATTGATTGAGGGAGCTATTCTTATGTCCACTGTTAAAAAAGATGACACATATATCTTAAATGTGGCAGATATAATATATTATTTGATTAAAAAATCATCTTAA